Proteins encoded by one window of Rutidosis leptorrhynchoides isolate AG116_Rl617_1_P2 chromosome 7, CSIRO_AGI_Rlap_v1, whole genome shotgun sequence:
- the LOC139857751 gene encoding uncharacterized protein isoform X2 produces the protein MRRSLGKISHPAIGNTSRKALLLSSPFDFSTSSGNDGGNGGGGRGRGRGSDFAKFSFVDSNPIKSQPTGQDNETSSRAPLGHGRGKPFSPPPNAHQFSPFMAPAPGGNKGPVTGRGRGAMSPPPLKSEENKPKTQIFVRKDGEPLLPPKAPIEDQSGTHEKSTLPSSLLSVLSGAGRGKPTQSTTTNVGNEKVEEVNRHIKPRQPVTPREPVTPREPVTPREPRPASPRMSPRMSQADAINKARGILTRGGDRGGQDGVGGSQGIDSRGGGGGRGQRGGFSARGRGRGRGRGRGRGRGGPYRDYDDDQDENEEETELDKANEEKISKYLGPEKLAVLVEAFEEASGSVLPSPEEDAFVDAVHTNMLLECEPEYLMAEFDSNPDIDEKPPIELRAALEKMKPFLMAYENIQTEKEWQEVVEATMKNVPLMKELVDYYSGPNRVTAKKQAGELERVAKTLPATAPPSVKRFADRAVLSLQFDKKCQFMDKLVREVSQSYK, from the exons ATGAGACGTAGCTTGGGAAAGATTTCACACCCAGCTATAGGAAACACAAGCAGAAAGGCCCTTCTCTTATCCTCACCATTTGATTTTTCCACATCTTCCGGAAATGATGGCGGCAACGGTGGTGGAGGTAGAGGTCGGGGCCGAGGCTCTGATTTCGCCAAGTTCAGTTTCGTAGATTCTAATCCTATAAAAAGTCAACCAACAGGTCAAGATAACGAGACATCTTCCCGGGCCCCACTCGGTCATGGTCGAGGCAAACCCTTTTCGCCCCCTCCAAACGCTCATCAGTTTTCACCGTTTATGGCGCCGGCGCCAGGTGGCAATAAAGGTCCTGTCACTGGCCGTGGTCGTGGCGCCATGTCACCACCACCTTTAAAATCTGAGGAAAATAAACCTAAGACACAGATATTTGTTCGCAAAGACGGTGAACCACTTTTACCCCCGAAAGCACCGATCGAAGATCAATCTGGGACCCACGAAAAGAGTACTTTACCTTCAAGCCTGTTGTCAGTTTTATCTGGTGCGGGTCGTGGTAAGCCTACacaatcaacaacaacaaatgttGGTAATGAAAAGGTTGAGGAAGTTAACCGCCATATTAAACCTAGACAACCTGTGACCCCACGTGAACCTGTGACCCCACGTGAACCTGTGACCCCACGAGAACCTCGGCCTGCATCCCCTAGAATGAGTCCTAGGATGAGTCAAGCAGATGCGATTAACAAGGCAAGGGGTATTCTTACAAGGGGTGGGGATCGTGGTGGACAAGATGGTGTTGGTGGGTCCCAAGGGATAGATAgtagaggtggtggtggtggtagaggGCAACGCGGTGGTTTTAGTGCTAGGGGGAGGGGTCGGGGACGGGGTCGGGGACGCGGTCGGGGAAGGGGTGGGCCATATCGTGATTATGATGATGACCAagatgaaaatgaagaagaaaCGGAGTTGGATAAAGCTAATGAAGAAAAGATTTCTAAGTATCTTGGGCCTGAAAAATTGGCTGTTTTGGTTGAAGCGTTTGAAGAAGCTAGCGGGAGTGTTTTGCCTTCCCCGGAAGAAGATGCGTTTGTGGATGCAGTGCATACCAATATGCTG TTGGAGTGTGAGCCAGAATACTTAATGGCTGAGTTTGATTCTAATCCAGACATTGATGAGAAGCCTCCTATAGAACTTCGAGCTGCCCTTGAGAAAATGAAGCCGTTCTTAATGGCTTATGAAAATATTCAAACTGAAAAAGAATGGCAG GAAGTGGTGGAAGCAACAATGAAGAATGTCCCCCTAATGAAGGAACTTGTGGATTACTATAGTGGACCAAACAGGGTCACTGCTAAAAAACAAGCAGGGGAGCTCGAAAGAGTTGCAAAAACTCTGCCTGCAACTGCACCTCCATCTGTTAAGCGATTTGCTGACCGAGCTGTTCTTTCTTTACAG TTCGACAAAAAATGCCAATTTATGGATAAGTTGGTTCGGGAGGTTTCACAAAGTTACAAGTGA
- the LOC139857751 gene encoding uncharacterized protein isoform X3 — MRRSLGKISHPAIGNTSRKALLLSSPFDFSTSSGNDGGNGGGGRGRGRGSDFAKFSFVDSNPIKSQPTGQDNETSSRAPLGHGRGKPFSPPPNAHQFSPFMAPAPGGNKGPVTGRGRGAMSPPPLKSEENKPKTQIFVRKDGEPLLPPKAPIEDQSGTHEKSTLPSSLLSVLSGAGRGKPTQSTTTNVGNEKVEEVNRHIKPRQPVTPREPVTPREPVTPREPRPASPRMSPRMSQADAINKARGILTRGGDRGGQDGVGGSQGIDSRGGGGGRGQRGGFSARGRGRGRGRGRGRGRGGPYRDYDDDQDENEEETELDKANEEKISKYLGPEKLAVLVEAFEEASGSVLPSPEEDAFVDAVHTNMLLECEPEYLMAEFDSNPDIDEKPPIELRAALEKMKPFLMAYENIQTEKEWQEVVEATMKNVPLMKELVDYYSGPNRVTAKKQAGELERVAKTLPATAPPSVKRFADRAVLSLQNLT, encoded by the exons ATGAGACGTAGCTTGGGAAAGATTTCACACCCAGCTATAGGAAACACAAGCAGAAAGGCCCTTCTCTTATCCTCACCATTTGATTTTTCCACATCTTCCGGAAATGATGGCGGCAACGGTGGTGGAGGTAGAGGTCGGGGCCGAGGCTCTGATTTCGCCAAGTTCAGTTTCGTAGATTCTAATCCTATAAAAAGTCAACCAACAGGTCAAGATAACGAGACATCTTCCCGGGCCCCACTCGGTCATGGTCGAGGCAAACCCTTTTCGCCCCCTCCAAACGCTCATCAGTTTTCACCGTTTATGGCGCCGGCGCCAGGTGGCAATAAAGGTCCTGTCACTGGCCGTGGTCGTGGCGCCATGTCACCACCACCTTTAAAATCTGAGGAAAATAAACCTAAGACACAGATATTTGTTCGCAAAGACGGTGAACCACTTTTACCCCCGAAAGCACCGATCGAAGATCAATCTGGGACCCACGAAAAGAGTACTTTACCTTCAAGCCTGTTGTCAGTTTTATCTGGTGCGGGTCGTGGTAAGCCTACacaatcaacaacaacaaatgttGGTAATGAAAAGGTTGAGGAAGTTAACCGCCATATTAAACCTAGACAACCTGTGACCCCACGTGAACCTGTGACCCCACGTGAACCTGTGACCCCACGAGAACCTCGGCCTGCATCCCCTAGAATGAGTCCTAGGATGAGTCAAGCAGATGCGATTAACAAGGCAAGGGGTATTCTTACAAGGGGTGGGGATCGTGGTGGACAAGATGGTGTTGGTGGGTCCCAAGGGATAGATAgtagaggtggtggtggtggtagaggGCAACGCGGTGGTTTTAGTGCTAGGGGGAGGGGTCGGGGACGGGGTCGGGGACGCGGTCGGGGAAGGGGTGGGCCATATCGTGATTATGATGATGACCAagatgaaaatgaagaagaaaCGGAGTTGGATAAAGCTAATGAAGAAAAGATTTCTAAGTATCTTGGGCCTGAAAAATTGGCTGTTTTGGTTGAAGCGTTTGAAGAAGCTAGCGGGAGTGTTTTGCCTTCCCCGGAAGAAGATGCGTTTGTGGATGCAGTGCATACCAATATGCTG TTGGAGTGTGAGCCAGAATACTTAATGGCTGAGTTTGATTCTAATCCAGACATTGATGAGAAGCCTCCTATAGAACTTCGAGCTGCCCTTGAGAAAATGAAGCCGTTCTTAATGGCTTATGAAAATATTCAAACTGAAAAAGAATGGCAG GAAGTGGTGGAAGCAACAATGAAGAATGTCCCCCTAATGAAGGAACTTGTGGATTACTATAGTGGACCAAACAGGGTCACTGCTAAAAAACAAGCAGGGGAGCTCGAAAGAGTTGCAAAAACTCTGCCTGCAACTGCACCTCCATCTGTTAAGCGATTTGCTGACCGAGCTGTTCTTTCTTTACAG AACTTAACCTAA
- the LOC139857751 gene encoding uncharacterized protein isoform X1 → MRRSLGKISHPAIGNTSRKALLLSSPFDFSTSSGNDGGNGGGGRGRGRGSDFAKFSFVDSNPIKSQPTGQDNETSSRAPLGHGRGKPFSPPPNAHQFSPFMAPAPGGNKGPVTGRGRGAMSPPPLKSEENKPKTQIFVRKDGEPLLPPKAPIEDQSGTHEKSTLPSSLLSVLSGAGRGKPTQSTTTNVGNEKVEEVNRHIKPRQPVTPREPVTPREPVTPREPRPASPRMSPRMSQADAINKARGILTRGGDRGGQDGVGGSQGIDSRGGGGGRGQRGGFSARGRGRGRGRGRGRGRGGPYRDYDDDQDENEEETELDKANEEKISKYLGPEKLAVLVEAFEEASGSVLPSPEEDAFVDAVHTNMLLECEPEYLMAEFDSNPDIDEKPPIELRAALEKMKPFLMAYENIQTEKEWQEVVEATMKNVPLMKELVDYYSGPNRVTAKKQAGELERVAKTLPATAPPSVKRFADRAVLSLQSNPGWGFDKKCQFMDKLVREVSQSYK, encoded by the exons ATGAGACGTAGCTTGGGAAAGATTTCACACCCAGCTATAGGAAACACAAGCAGAAAGGCCCTTCTCTTATCCTCACCATTTGATTTTTCCACATCTTCCGGAAATGATGGCGGCAACGGTGGTGGAGGTAGAGGTCGGGGCCGAGGCTCTGATTTCGCCAAGTTCAGTTTCGTAGATTCTAATCCTATAAAAAGTCAACCAACAGGTCAAGATAACGAGACATCTTCCCGGGCCCCACTCGGTCATGGTCGAGGCAAACCCTTTTCGCCCCCTCCAAACGCTCATCAGTTTTCACCGTTTATGGCGCCGGCGCCAGGTGGCAATAAAGGTCCTGTCACTGGCCGTGGTCGTGGCGCCATGTCACCACCACCTTTAAAATCTGAGGAAAATAAACCTAAGACACAGATATTTGTTCGCAAAGACGGTGAACCACTTTTACCCCCGAAAGCACCGATCGAAGATCAATCTGGGACCCACGAAAAGAGTACTTTACCTTCAAGCCTGTTGTCAGTTTTATCTGGTGCGGGTCGTGGTAAGCCTACacaatcaacaacaacaaatgttGGTAATGAAAAGGTTGAGGAAGTTAACCGCCATATTAAACCTAGACAACCTGTGACCCCACGTGAACCTGTGACCCCACGTGAACCTGTGACCCCACGAGAACCTCGGCCTGCATCCCCTAGAATGAGTCCTAGGATGAGTCAAGCAGATGCGATTAACAAGGCAAGGGGTATTCTTACAAGGGGTGGGGATCGTGGTGGACAAGATGGTGTTGGTGGGTCCCAAGGGATAGATAgtagaggtggtggtggtggtagaggGCAACGCGGTGGTTTTAGTGCTAGGGGGAGGGGTCGGGGACGGGGTCGGGGACGCGGTCGGGGAAGGGGTGGGCCATATCGTGATTATGATGATGACCAagatgaaaatgaagaagaaaCGGAGTTGGATAAAGCTAATGAAGAAAAGATTTCTAAGTATCTTGGGCCTGAAAAATTGGCTGTTTTGGTTGAAGCGTTTGAAGAAGCTAGCGGGAGTGTTTTGCCTTCCCCGGAAGAAGATGCGTTTGTGGATGCAGTGCATACCAATATGCTG TTGGAGTGTGAGCCAGAATACTTAATGGCTGAGTTTGATTCTAATCCAGACATTGATGAGAAGCCTCCTATAGAACTTCGAGCTGCCCTTGAGAAAATGAAGCCGTTCTTAATGGCTTATGAAAATATTCAAACTGAAAAAGAATGGCAG GAAGTGGTGGAAGCAACAATGAAGAATGTCCCCCTAATGAAGGAACTTGTGGATTACTATAGTGGACCAAACAGGGTCACTGCTAAAAAACAAGCAGGGGAGCTCGAAAGAGTTGCAAAAACTCTGCCTGCAACTGCACCTCCATCTGTTAAGCGATTTGCTGACCGAGCTGTTCTTTCTTTACAG AGCAACCCAGGATGGGGATTCGACAAAAAATGCCAATTTATGGATAAGTTGGTTCGGGAGGTTTCACAAAGTTACAAGTGA